From Sphingobium sp. RAC03, a single genomic window includes:
- a CDS encoding Do family serine endopeptidase translates to MRYAYAITGALLLGGTAIAVTTSSNVGAQTAQNEGLTAAAPQGAPASLADMVEKLQPAVVNISTKQRVQVQNPFAGTPFGQLFGQGGGQPQTRQAQSLGSGFLISADGYIVTNNHVVSAGAEGASVDSITVTLTNKTEYTAKLVGRDPATDLAVLKIDSPKPLPFVKFGDSTKARVGDWVVAIGNPFALSGTVTAGIISAVHRNTGGGYEKFIQTDASINQGNSGGPMFDMRGNVIGINSQILSPSGGNVGIGFAIPSEQAAPIVETLRKGETVRRGYLGVQISPLGEDLAESLGLAKNRGEFVQGVEPGRGAEKAGIKAGDVIVSVAGQEVSPEQNLSSIVASQPIGSRVPIVLIRNGQRQTVNAVVGERPSEDELTNFAPQQDEDFSQQQQNPGQAAQQSLGISAIPLTPGIIRQLGIAADTRGVVITGVDPSTDAGTKGLRRGDVIITANNRPVASQAELDAQVKAVAGQNRNAILLQVLRRGQPPIFLPVRLRDK, encoded by the coding sequence GTGCGTTACGCTTATGCCATCACCGGCGCCCTGTTGCTGGGCGGCACCGCCATTGCCGTTACCACCAGTTCCAATGTCGGCGCCCAGACCGCACAGAATGAAGGCCTGACCGCCGCCGCCCCGCAGGGCGCGCCGGCAAGCTTGGCTGACATGGTCGAGAAATTGCAGCCCGCCGTGGTCAATATTTCGACCAAGCAGCGGGTCCAGGTGCAAAATCCCTTCGCGGGCACGCCCTTTGGCCAGTTGTTCGGCCAGGGCGGCGGCCAGCCGCAGACCCGGCAGGCGCAGTCGCTGGGGTCGGGCTTCCTGATTTCGGCGGACGGCTATATCGTCACCAACAACCATGTGGTGTCGGCGGGAGCCGAAGGCGCATCGGTGGATTCGATCACCGTCACGCTGACCAACAAGACGGAATATACCGCCAAGCTGGTGGGTCGTGATCCCGCGACGGATCTCGCCGTATTGAAGATCGATTCGCCCAAGCCCCTGCCCTTCGTCAAATTCGGCGACAGCACCAAGGCGCGGGTCGGTGACTGGGTCGTCGCGATCGGCAATCCCTTCGCCCTGTCGGGCACCGTGACCGCCGGGATCATTTCGGCCGTTCACCGCAATACCGGTGGCGGGTACGAGAAGTTCATCCAGACCGATGCGTCGATCAACCAGGGCAATTCCGGTGGCCCGATGTTCGACATGCGCGGCAATGTGATCGGCATCAACAGCCAGATTTTGTCGCCGTCGGGTGGCAATGTCGGCATCGGCTTTGCCATTCCGTCGGAACAGGCCGCCCCGATCGTGGAAACGCTGCGCAAGGGCGAGACTGTCCGTCGCGGTTATCTGGGCGTGCAGATCAGCCCGCTGGGTGAGGATCTGGCCGAATCGCTTGGCCTCGCCAAGAATCGCGGTGAGTTCGTGCAGGGTGTCGAGCCGGGCAGGGGCGCCGAGAAGGCCGGGATCAAGGCAGGCGACGTGATTGTCAGCGTGGCGGGCCAGGAAGTCAGCCCCGAACAGAATCTCTCCTCCATCGTCGCGTCGCAGCCCATCGGCTCGCGCGTGCCGATCGTGCTGATCCGCAATGGTCAGCGTCAGACGGTCAATGCCGTGGTGGGTGAGCGTCCGAGCGAGGACGAACTGACCAACTTCGCGCCGCAGCAGGATGAGGATTTCAGCCAGCAGCAGCAAAATCCGGGTCAGGCGGCACAGCAGTCGCTGGGCATCTCGGCGATTCCCTTGACGCCGGGTATCATCCGCCAACTGGGCATCGCCGCCGATACGCGCGGCGTGGTCATCACTGGCGTCGATCCGTCGACCGATGCGGGCACCAAGGGTCTGCGTCGAGGCGATGTGATCATCACCGCCAATAATCGTCCGGTCGCGAGCCAGGCGGAACTGGATGCGCAGGTGAAGGCCGTGGCGGGTCAGAACCGCAACGCGATCCTGCTGCAGGTGCTGCGTCGCGGTCAGCCGCCGATCTTCCTGCCGGTGCGCCTGCGCGACAAGTAA
- a CDS encoding helicase HerA-like domain-containing protein: MSEGIFIGLGAPDKDGGVRQLLNLRRANRHGLIAGATGTGKTVTLQGIAESFSALGVPVFLSDVKGDLSGIAMAGSPTFKNADKLVARAAEIGLTDYRYSDNPAIFWDLYGEQGHPVRTTVSEMGPLLLARLMGLNETQEGVLTIAFRYADEEGLLLLDLGDLQAMLAYCADNAGTLSARYGNVTKASVGAIQRQLLQLEAQGGDHFFGEPALDINDMLRVDEQGRGYINILAADRLMQSPKLYATFLLWLLSELFETLPEVGDPDKPVLVFFFDEAHLLFDDAPKALTDKIEQVVRLIRSKGVGVYFVTQNPIDIPEEVAGQLGNRVQHALRAFTPRDQRAIRAAAETFRINPDLDVETAITELKVGEALVSLLQEDGSPGIVQRTLIAPPRSRLGPVSAKERAIIQSISPCDGKYDAAVDRESAEEILAARGEAAAAAALASKAQAEADKAAAAQAKVEAKQREAAAREAAKPSAIDKAVQSAARSAASSVGRQVANELGKAVFGSSRRKASGSGIAGRLMRGILGGLFK; the protein is encoded by the coding sequence ATGAGCGAGGGTATTTTCATCGGGCTGGGCGCGCCAGACAAGGATGGCGGCGTGCGCCAGTTGCTGAACCTGCGCCGCGCCAATCGCCATGGGCTGATCGCGGGCGCGACCGGCACGGGCAAGACGGTGACGTTGCAGGGCATTGCCGAGAGTTTTTCGGCGCTGGGCGTCCCGGTGTTCCTGTCCGACGTGAAGGGCGACCTGTCGGGCATTGCCATGGCGGGTTCGCCGACGTTCAAAAATGCCGATAAGCTGGTGGCGCGGGCGGCCGAGATCGGGCTGACCGACTATCGCTATAGCGACAATCCGGCGATCTTCTGGGATCTTTATGGCGAACAGGGTCATCCCGTTCGCACCACCGTCAGCGAGATGGGGCCGCTGCTGCTCGCGCGGTTGATGGGCTTGAACGAGACGCAGGAGGGCGTGCTGACGATCGCTTTCCGCTACGCCGACGAGGAAGGCTTGCTGCTGCTCGACCTTGGCGATTTGCAGGCGATGTTGGCCTATTGCGCGGACAATGCCGGGACGCTGTCGGCGCGCTATGGCAATGTGACCAAGGCGAGCGTCGGCGCGATCCAGCGGCAATTGCTGCAGCTCGAAGCGCAGGGTGGCGACCATTTCTTCGGCGAGCCTGCGCTCGACATCAACGATATGCTGCGGGTGGATGAGCAGGGACGCGGCTATATCAACATATTGGCCGCTGACCGGCTGATGCAGAGCCCGAAACTCTATGCGACCTTCCTGTTGTGGCTGTTGTCCGAATTGTTCGAGACGCTGCCGGAGGTCGGCGACCCGGACAAGCCGGTGCTGGTCTTCTTCTTCGACGAGGCGCATCTGCTGTTCGATGATGCGCCCAAGGCGCTGACCGACAAGATCGAGCAAGTGGTGCGGCTGATCCGGTCCAAGGGCGTGGGCGTCTATTTCGTAACCCAGAACCCGATCGACATACCGGAGGAAGTGGCGGGGCAGTTGGGCAACCGGGTGCAGCATGCGCTGCGCGCTTTCACCCCGCGCGACCAGCGCGCGATCCGCGCGGCGGCCGAGACGTTCCGCATCAATCCCGATCTGGATGTCGAGACCGCGATCACCGAATTGAAGGTCGGCGAGGCGCTGGTGTCGTTGCTGCAGGAGGATGGATCGCCCGGCATCGTCCAGCGCACGCTGATCGCCCCGCCCCGCTCGCGGCTTGGCCCGGTGAGCGCGAAGGAGCGGGCGATCATCCAATCGATTTCGCCGTGCGATGGCAAATATGATGCCGCGGTGGATCGGGAGTCGGCGGAAGAAATATTGGCGGCACGGGGCGAGGCTGCGGCCGCCGCCGCGCTGGCCAGCAAGGCCCAGGCGGAGGCCGACAAGGCCGCCGCCGCGCAGGCCAAGGTCGAGGCGAAACAGCGCGAGGCGGCGGCGCGCGAAGCGGCCAAGCCATCCGCCATCGACAAGGCAGTGCAGTCCGCGGCCCGGTCGGCAGCATCCTCGGTCGGACGACAGGTGGCGAACGAACTGGGCAAGGCCGTGTTCGGGTCCAGCCGACGCAAGGCATCGGGGAGCGGGATAGCCGGTAGATTGATGCGGGGGATATTGGGTGGGCTGTTCAAATGA
- a CDS encoding CoA-binding protein translates to MPLTAPQDIATLLTETRTIALVGISDRPERASYRVMAVLQDHGYRVLPVNPQIAGEHVHGEFVWGRLSDIGEPIDMVDIFRRSEAAGEAVDDAIAAGAKAVWMQLGVIDEAAAARAEAAGLKVVMDRCPAIEIPRLGIAPVSAD, encoded by the coding sequence ATGCCGCTGACCGCCCCGCAGGACATCGCCACCCTGCTCACCGAAACCCGCACCATAGCGCTGGTCGGCATCTCCGATCGCCCGGAACGGGCCAGCTATCGCGTCATGGCCGTCCTTCAGGACCATGGCTATCGCGTCCTGCCGGTCAATCCACAGATTGCGGGCGAACATGTCCATGGCGAATTTGTCTGGGGCCGCCTGTCCGACATCGGCGAACCGATCGACATGGTGGATATCTTCCGGCGGAGCGAAGCGGCCGGTGAGGCCGTAGACGATGCCATTGCCGCTGGCGCTAAGGCGGTCTGGATGCAACTCGGCGTCATCGATGAAGCCGCCGCCGCTCGCGCCGAAGCGGCGGGCCTCAAGGTGGTGATGGACCGCTGTCCTGCAATCGAAATACCCCGTCTGGGCATCGCGCCGGTCAGCGCCGATTAA
- a CDS encoding MFS transporter, protein MTAPSPPRHPLHFPNFRAYLVGRCAAVLAQYGMMIVLGWQAYNIARETMTTSGAAAQLGLIGLAQFLPLFFLTPVTGWVADHYDRRMISRTTLAALTLAAGLLAFATYEDWVSLPLIFGIAVVVGIARAFNGPAYGALAPNLVPPAVLPNAIAISAVVWQAGSIVGPALGGYAYAATPWGAYALAALLYAVAFGAMMLIGPVPQPARDRTRHPIRQMIDGLHYVRTNRLVLATITLDLFAVLLAGATALLPVYARDILQVGSTGLGHLAAAPGIGAGLVALWFSIRPMKREVGLKMLAAVMVFGLATIVFGCTAFLPRSIAMEVGLGALVVLGAADMVSVFVRQSLVQLHTPDAMRGRVSSLSQLTISASNELGEAESGFLAALVGPVVAVIGGGIGAIVITLFWARLFPELRLARTFDPPDIRAADHSQEKAP, encoded by the coding sequence ATGACCGCCCCTTCTCCGCCTCGCCACCCGCTGCATTTTCCCAATTTCCGGGCCTATCTCGTCGGGCGATGCGCCGCCGTGTTGGCGCAATATGGCATGATGATCGTGCTGGGCTGGCAGGCCTATAATATCGCGCGGGAGACGATGACCACGTCGGGCGCGGCGGCGCAGTTGGGGTTGATCGGGCTGGCGCAGTTTCTGCCGCTCTTCTTTCTGACGCCGGTCACGGGCTGGGTCGCGGACCATTATGACCGGCGGATGATTTCGCGCACGACGCTGGCGGCGCTGACGCTGGCGGCGGGGTTGCTGGCCTTTGCCACCTATGAGGACTGGGTCAGCCTGCCGCTGATCTTTGGCATTGCCGTGGTCGTGGGGATTGCGCGGGCCTTCAATGGCCCGGCCTATGGCGCGCTCGCGCCCAATCTGGTGCCGCCTGCCGTGCTGCCTAACGCCATCGCCATATCGGCGGTGGTGTGGCAGGCTGGGTCGATCGTGGGGCCGGCGCTGGGCGGCTATGCCTATGCGGCGACGCCCTGGGGTGCCTATGCACTGGCTGCCCTGCTCTATGCCGTCGCGTTCGGGGCGATGATGCTGATCGGCCCGGTGCCGCAGCCAGCGCGCGACCGGACCCGTCACCCGATCCGCCAGATGATCGACGGGCTGCATTATGTGCGGACCAATCGCCTGGTGCTGGCGACGATCACGCTGGATCTGTTCGCCGTGCTGCTGGCGGGCGCGACCGCGCTGCTGCCGGTCTATGCCCGCGACATATTGCAGGTCGGGTCGACGGGTCTTGGCCATCTGGCCGCTGCGCCCGGCATCGGCGCGGGGCTGGTGGCGCTGTGGTTTTCGATCCGGCCGATGAAGCGCGAGGTCGGCCTCAAGATGCTGGCCGCCGTCATGGTGTTCGGCCTTGCCACCATCGTCTTTGGCTGCACCGCCTTCCTGCCGCGTAGCATCGCAATGGAGGTCGGGCTTGGCGCGCTGGTGGTGCTGGGCGCGGCCGACATGGTGTCGGTGTTCGTGCGCCAGTCGCTGGTCCAGCTCCATACCCCCGATGCGATGCGCGGCCGGGTGTCGAGCCTGTCGCAGCTGACCATATCGGCATCGAACGAACTGGGCGAGGCGGAATCCGGTTTTCTCGCCGCGCTGGTCGGGCCGGTTGTCGCTGTCATAGGCGGGGGCATTGGTGCTATCGTCATCACCCTGTTCTGGGCGCGGCTCTTTCCCGAATTGCGCCTTGCACGCACCTTCGACCCACCCGACATAAGGGCGGCGGACCATAGCCAGGAGAAGGCCCCATGA
- the hflK gene encoding FtsH protease activity modulator HflK — MKRLFGWMPGIVSMAQGPWGGKSDGPESNDGSGGKGAGGDGGPRNPWTQPGRPVGQKGPSAIEEMLRRGRDSFGQGGGFGGLPQRPNGKALWPIGIAILVILWLVLTSFHRVGPQERGVVTYLGSYSRTLTPGISLTLPAPFAAVTIVDVEEIRTIDVGSTTAENENLVLTGDQNIIDLAYSVRWNIRNPELYLFQLSNPDAAVREVAESAMRAVLASVSLDDALGAGRTAIEQQVEQRMQEILDGYRSGIRIQGIAIKQADPPAAVNDAFKAVSAAQQTAQTYLNEARAAAQQVTAKAQGEAASFDKVYEQYRLAPDVTRRRMYYETMEGVLANVDKTIVEGTNVTPYLPLPEIKRRAAQAAPAAPAVSSTEGQ; from the coding sequence ATGAAAAGATTATTCGGGTGGATGCCCGGCATCGTGAGCATGGCGCAAGGCCCCTGGGGCGGCAAAAGCGACGGGCCGGAGAGTAATGACGGTTCGGGCGGAAAGGGTGCGGGCGGCGATGGCGGCCCGCGCAATCCCTGGACCCAGCCAGGTCGTCCGGTTGGGCAGAAAGGTCCGTCCGCGATCGAGGAAATGTTGCGGCGTGGCCGTGACAGCTTTGGCCAAGGTGGCGGCTTTGGTGGCCTGCCGCAGCGTCCCAATGGCAAGGCGCTATGGCCGATCGGGATCGCCATCCTGGTCATCCTATGGCTGGTGCTGACCAGTTTCCATCGGGTGGGTCCGCAGGAACGCGGCGTCGTCACCTATCTCGGCAGTTACAGCCGCACCCTGACCCCCGGTATCAGCCTCACCCTCCCCGCCCCGTTCGCGGCGGTGACGATCGTCGATGTCGAGGAAATCCGCACCATCGACGTCGGATCGACCACGGCCGAGAATGAAAATCTGGTGCTGACCGGCGACCAGAATATCATCGACCTTGCCTATTCGGTGCGCTGGAACATCCGCAATCCCGAACTGTACCTGTTCCAGCTGTCCAACCCCGATGCCGCCGTGCGCGAGGTTGCCGAGAGCGCGATGCGCGCCGTGCTGGCCAGCGTCAGCCTGGACGATGCGCTGGGTGCTGGTCGTACCGCGATCGAACAGCAGGTCGAGCAGCGGATGCAGGAGATTTTGGACGGTTATCGCTCCGGCATCCGCATCCAGGGTATTGCGATCAAGCAGGCCGATCCGCCAGCCGCGGTCAACGATGCGTTCAAGGCCGTGTCGGCCGCGCAGCAGACCGCGCAGACCTATCTCAACGAAGCGCGCGCCGCCGCCCAGCAGGTGACGGCCAAGGCGCAGGGCGAGGCCGCATCCTTCGACAAAGTGTATGAACAATATCGCCTGGCCCCGGACGTGACCCGCCGCCGCATGTATTATGAAACGATGGAGGGCGTGTTGGCCAATGTCGACAAGACCATCGTCGAAGGGACTAATGTGACACCCTATCTGCCGCTGCCTGAAATCAAGCGGCGTGCCGCGCAGGCAGCCCCTGCGGCGCCTGCCGTCTCCAGCACGGAGGGTCAGTGA
- a CDS encoding molybdopterin cofactor-binding domain-containing protein yields the protein MARPPRTISDSRKGIDRRTLLVGGGAAAGLLIAWGVWPRSYQPNLNAGPGETIVNAFLKIDRSGQVIVIVPQTETGQGVTTVLPQILADELGADWRTVAVQSAPISPLYANTLLAREWLASDWTRLLGDAGDWAIGQYATRSGLMLTGGGTSIPMFHDAYRDAGAAARVLLCKAAAARWSVPWESCDIIDGLVTDGSERRLKIGELVEEAAQFDLPAILPLRQGQDGRLAGQDVARLDTSSKIDGSHNFAADIRLPDMVHASIRQGPIGDAILAGLDERSASNVTGFLKLVRTERWVAAVATNWWAANKALDLADPVFTLRGKPVDSASIDAALEAAFSGSAGRRLYAQGDLLPVFEGATILASEYRVEAGLHLALEPLCATARVGQEGAEVWMATQAPGLARAAIADALGLSETAVTLYPLHAGGSFGRKMDWDVGVQAALIARDVGRPVQLLWSRLEDVVQDRPSAPAQARMAAKIGRNGAIEGWLAKVAAPCAMTQTWARIADGALPHAAAAQTADKASRLAVAGMAPPYAIPNWAVDHYPADVGLALGFTRSNAHLHGAFFTESFVDELAHLAGMEAMSFRIQMLGGNPRLAHCLSTAAAMGGWQGGIAGSGQGLAAHAMQGGYAAVMVEASMRGDRLSVNRMIAAVDVGDQVHPDIARQQIEGGLIYGLAFAMGASVPYARGLPTRAILGRMNLPRLADIGEVTVELIRSTASPVGVSDLAAPLVAPAIANALYTWTGQRLRNLPLLATT from the coding sequence ATGGCTCGCCCCCCGCGCACAATATCGGACAGCCGCAAGGGCATCGACCGGCGCACCCTACTGGTCGGCGGCGGTGCGGCGGCGGGGTTGCTCATCGCTTGGGGCGTTTGGCCGCGTAGCTACCAACCCAACCTCAACGCCGGTCCCGGCGAAACGATCGTCAACGCCTTCCTCAAGATCGACCGGTCGGGGCAGGTGATCGTCATCGTGCCGCAAACCGAAACGGGGCAGGGAGTGACCACGGTCCTGCCGCAGATATTGGCCGATGAACTCGGCGCAGACTGGCGCACGGTCGCGGTGCAAAGCGCACCGATCAGTCCGCTCTACGCCAACACGCTGCTGGCGCGCGAATGGCTGGCGAGCGACTGGACGCGCTTGCTGGGCGATGCGGGCGATTGGGCGATCGGCCAATATGCGACGCGCAGCGGCCTGATGCTGACGGGCGGCGGCACGTCGATTCCAATGTTCCATGACGCCTATCGCGATGCCGGTGCGGCGGCGCGCGTCCTGTTGTGCAAGGCCGCGGCGGCGCGCTGGTCAGTGCCGTGGGAAAGCTGCGATATCATAGATGGCCTGGTCACCGACGGGAGCGAACGGCGGCTGAAGATCGGCGAACTGGTTGAGGAAGCGGCGCAGTTCGACCTCCCCGCCATCCTGCCCTTGCGGCAGGGGCAGGATGGGCGGCTGGCGGGGCAGGACGTCGCCCGGCTCGACACCTCCTCGAAGATCGACGGCAGCCATAATTTCGCCGCCGACATCCGCTTGCCCGACATGGTCCATGCCTCGATCCGGCAAGGGCCGATCGGCGACGCGATCCTCGCCGGGCTGGACGAGCGATCGGCAAGCAATGTCACGGGCTTCCTCAAACTGGTCCGCACCGAACGCTGGGTCGCCGCGGTAGCGACCAACTGGTGGGCGGCGAACAAGGCGCTGGACCTCGCCGATCCTGTCTTCACCCTACGCGGGAAGCCGGTGGATAGCGCGTCGATTGACGCGGCGCTGGAAGCGGCCTTTTCCGGCTCCGCGGGCCGACGCCTCTATGCACAGGGCGACCTGCTGCCGGTGTTCGAAGGCGCGACGATATTGGCCAGCGAATATCGGGTCGAGGCTGGGCTGCACCTCGCGCTCGAACCGCTCTGTGCCACGGCGCGGGTCGGGCAGGAGGGCGCGGAAGTGTGGATGGCGACGCAGGCACCGGGCTTGGCGCGTGCCGCCATTGCCGATGCTTTGGGCTTGTCCGAAACCGCTGTCACCCTCTATCCGCTGCACGCGGGCGGTTCCTTCGGGCGCAAGATGGACTGGGATGTCGGCGTGCAGGCCGCCTTGATTGCGCGCGATGTGGGCCGCCCGGTGCAACTGCTCTGGTCGCGGCTGGAAGATGTGGTACAGGACCGGCCCAGCGCGCCCGCGCAAGCGCGCATGGCCGCGAAGATCGGACGAAACGGCGCGATTGAGGGCTGGCTGGCGAAAGTCGCGGCCCCCTGCGCCATGACCCAGACCTGGGCGCGGATCGCCGATGGCGCGCTGCCCCATGCGGCGGCAGCGCAGACGGCGGATAAGGCATCCCGCCTGGCGGTGGCGGGCATGGCACCGCCCTATGCGATCCCCAACTGGGCGGTGGATCATTATCCCGCCGATGTCGGCCTGGCGCTGGGTTTCACGCGGAGCAATGCGCATTTGCATGGCGCTTTCTTCACCGAAAGTTTCGTCGATGAACTGGCGCATCTGGCGGGGATGGAGGCGATGTCCTTCCGTATCCAGATGCTGGGCGGCAATCCGCGCCTCGCCCATTGCCTGTCCACTGCAGCGGCGATGGGCGGCTGGCAGGGCGGCATAGCGGGCAGCGGGCAGGGGCTTGCCGCGCACGCTATGCAAGGCGGCTATGCGGCGGTGATGGTCGAAGCATCGATGCGCGGCGACCGGCTGAGCGTCAACCGCATGATCGCGGCGGTCGATGTCGGCGATCAGGTCCATCCCGACATTGCCCGGCAGCAGATCGAAGGAGGTCTCATCTACGGTCTCGCCTTCGCGATGGGGGCGTCCGTGCCCTATGCCCGCGGCCTGCCGACCCGCGCGATCCTGGGCCGAATGAATTTGCCACGTCTCGCCGACATCGGCGAAGTGACGGTCGAACTGATCCGCAGCACCGCATCCCCGGTCGGCGTCAGTGATCTCGCTGCGCCGCTGGTCGCGCCTGCTATCGCCAATGCATTGTACACATGGACAGGTCAGCGTTTGCGCAACCTTCCGCTATTGGCCACGACATGA
- a CDS encoding Mrp/NBP35 family ATP-binding protein, whose protein sequence is MTDIADFTARLTALTDGRASTPRIKDGVMTIALDVGGLSPDRRDGLVAAIREGGLTVPGVTDVRIAQTAERKSLRIIAVASGKGGVGKSTLSANLAVALHRLGHRVGLVDADIYGPSQARLMGSEDQKPQARDKKMIPVTGTLGIPMLSMAHLVEPGKALAWRGPMVGNALSQLIDADWGETDLLVVDMPPGTGDIQLTMVQKHKPVGAVIVSTPQDLALIDATRAVSLFTQAGVPMIGLVENMAGYACPHCGEISDPFGTGGAEAAAGDMGMPFLGRIPLAIDIRCQSDAGAPPAAGEGVHADAFRAIAQKVAAWLDGAV, encoded by the coding sequence ATGACCGATATTGCCGATTTTACCGCCCGCCTGACCGCTCTGACCGATGGACGTGCCAGCACGCCGCGCATCAAGGACGGGGTGATGACGATCGCCCTGGATGTCGGCGGCCTGTCGCCCGACCGGCGCGATGGCCTTGTTGCCGCAATCCGCGAAGGCGGATTGACCGTGCCGGGCGTCACCGATGTCCGCATCGCCCAGACGGCGGAACGCAAGTCGTTGCGCATCATCGCCGTGGCGTCGGGCAAGGGCGGCGTCGGCAAATCCACGCTATCCGCCAACCTCGCCGTCGCGCTACATCGCCTCGGCCACCGGGTCGGATTGGTCGATGCCGACATCTATGGCCCGTCGCAGGCGCGACTGATGGGCAGCGAAGATCAGAAACCCCAGGCCCGCGACAAGAAGATGATCCCGGTCACCGGCACGCTCGGCATTCCGATGCTGTCGATGGCGCATCTGGTCGAACCCGGCAAGGCGCTGGCGTGGCGCGGGCCGATGGTCGGCAACGCCCTGTCGCAACTGATCGACGCCGATTGGGGCGAGACCGACCTGCTGGTGGTCGACATGCCGCCGGGCACCGGCGACATTCAACTGACGATGGTACAGAAACATAAGCCGGTCGGCGCGGTGATCGTCTCGACGCCGCAGGATCTGGCGCTGATCGACGCGACCCGCGCGGTCAGCCTGTTCACGCAGGCTGGCGTGCCGATGATCGGCCTTGTCGAGAATATGGCGGGCTATGCCTGCCCGCATTGTGGCGAAATTTCCGATCCGTTCGGCACTGGCGGCGCAGAGGCGGCGGCAGGCGACATGGGAATGCCCTTCCTCGGTCGCATCCCGCTCGCCATCGATATCCGCTGCCAGTCCGACGCGGGTGCCCCCCCGGCAGCGGGCGAGGGCGTCCACGCCGACGCCTTCCGGGCCATCGCGCAGAAGGTGGCGGCGTGGCTCGATGGTGCGGTTTGA
- the hflC gene encoding protease modulator HflC, translated as MPAFLRNPVTLALFVLALLILLGSTIAIVPETKQGVIVRFGDPKAIINRYRQNETFGNTGAGIIMRWPFVDQVVWIDKRVLSVEMERQQVLSTDQLRLQVDAFARYRIVDPLRMYIAAGSEERVSEALRPILGSALRNELGKRPFAALLSPERGQVMQNIEAGLDRVARQYGAEIVDVRIKRADLPDGTPLDSAFTRMRTAREQEALTIRAQGAKQAQIIRAEADANAARIYAASYGKDPSFYDFYRAMQSYRYTFSPDRAGETNIILSPNNEFLQQFQGRR; from the coding sequence ATGCCCGCATTCCTGCGCAACCCCGTAACCCTGGCGCTGTTCGTGCTGGCGCTGCTCATCCTGCTGGGCAGCACCATCGCGATCGTGCCGGAAACCAAGCAAGGCGTGATTGTCCGTTTTGGTGATCCCAAGGCGATCATCAACCGCTATCGCCAGAATGAAACCTTCGGCAATACGGGCGCTGGCATCATCATGCGCTGGCCGTTCGTGGATCAGGTGGTGTGGATCGACAAGCGCGTGCTGTCGGTCGAAATGGAGCGCCAGCAGGTGCTCTCCACCGACCAGTTGCGATTGCAGGTCGATGCCTTTGCGCGTTATCGCATCGTCGATCCGCTGCGCATGTATATCGCTGCAGGCAGCGAAGAGCGGGTTTCGGAGGCTCTGCGTCCGATCCTGGGTTCGGCGCTGCGCAACGAACTGGGCAAGCGGCCCTTTGCGGCATTGCTCAGCCCGGAGCGGGGCCAGGTGATGCAGAATATCGAGGCGGGCCTGGACCGGGTCGCGCGTCAATATGGCGCTGAAATCGTCGATGTGCGGATCAAGCGCGCCGACCTGCCCGACGGCACGCCGCTCGACAGCGCCTTCACCCGTATGCGGACGGCGCGTGAGCAGGAAGCGCTGACCATCCGGGCGCAGGGGGCCAAGCAGGCGCAGATCATCCGGGCCGAGGCGGACGCCAATGCCGCGCGCATCTATGCGGCGAGCTATGGCAAAGATCCGTCCTTCTATGATTTCTATCGGGCGATGCAGAGCTATCGCTACACCTTCTCGCCCGACCGGGCGGGGGAAACCAACATCATCCTTTCGCCCAATAATGAGTTCCTGCAGCAGTTTCAGGGGCGGCGTTGA